In one window of Kitasatospora sp. MMS16-BH015 DNA:
- the idi gene encoding isopentenyl-diphosphate Delta-isomerase, with product MSESSTPQTLTAPEILLELVDDEGVTIGTAEKLSAHQQPGRLHRAFSVFLFDRQGRLLLQRRALGKYHSPGVWSNTCCGHPYPDEAPFVAAARRTTEELGAAPALLCEAGTVRYDLPDEASGLIEREWNHLFVGLVTADLNPDPDEVDDTLFVTAEELKALEAERPFSVWFRTVFEAALPGIREIAGRDW from the coding sequence TTGTCCGAGAGCTCGACCCCCCAGACCCTGACCGCGCCGGAGATCCTGCTGGAGCTCGTCGACGACGAGGGTGTGACCATCGGCACCGCCGAGAAGCTCTCCGCCCACCAGCAGCCCGGGCGGCTCCACCGGGCCTTCTCCGTCTTCCTCTTCGACCGCCAGGGCCGGCTGCTGCTCCAGCGCCGCGCCCTCGGCAAGTACCACTCGCCGGGTGTCTGGTCCAACACCTGCTGCGGCCACCCCTACCCGGACGAGGCCCCCTTCGTCGCCGCCGCCCGCCGCACCACCGAGGAGCTGGGCGCCGCCCCCGCCCTGCTCTGCGAGGCGGGCACCGTCCGCTACGACCTGCCCGACGAGGCCTCCGGCCTGATCGAGCGCGAGTGGAACCACCTCTTCGTCGGCCTGGTCACCGCCGACCTGAACCCGGACCCGGACGAGGTGGACGACACCCTGTTCGTCACGGCCGAGGAGCTCAAGGCGCTGGAGGCCGAGCGGCCGTTCTCGGTCTGGTTCCGGACGGTCTTCGAGGCCGCCCTCCCGGGGATCCGGGAGATCGCCGGCCGCGACTGGTAG